Part of the Suricata suricatta isolate VVHF042 chromosome 8, meerkat_22Aug2017_6uvM2_HiC, whole genome shotgun sequence genome, CCGCTCACCGTCCCCGAGTCGTCGCTTCCCCCTCCCGGCCGCGGGGCCGCTGCAGTCCCGCCCCCTCCAGGGACGTGCGAGCCCGAATGACGGCACGCCGGGCCAATGGCGAGGAggcgggccgggggcggggaaGTGGGCGGAGCCTCGGGGAGCTGGGTAGGAAGTCCGGGCAGGCGGCTTGGAGACCAGCGTCCAGCCCTCGGAGCGCTAAGACCTTGCGGCTTATCCTCCTCGGTGTCTGCGGCATCCTCTACTTCTTTCCCGGGCAGCGCTATCCGGCCGTCAGGTAGAGGCTCGGGGAAGGGCTGCCGAGCCGGCGCCCAGGCCTGCGGGGGCCCTGCCCATGGGACCGGCTGGGACGTGGAAGGGGCGGGTCGGCACGTGCGAGCCGGCCCCCGGGACCAGGGGCGCGGCGCCGGGCTTTGCCCCGGGCGGGGGCCGGATCTGATTAGCCAGCGATTAACCTGCGGGAACTCGGGAGTACGATGCGGCAGGCGCGGAGGGCGCAGGGCTTTGGGGAAGTTACGGGCCTAACCCCGGGTGCCCATTAGCGCCAGGCCTTTCTTAaaatggaggaaggggaagggacgCGAGAGATGCCCGGGAAGCCGcgatcccctccccccaccagcagcCCCTGCTCCCGGCTGGGGGCCCTCGGCCTGCAGGCGGGCGGCTGGGGGCCGGAATGAACAGCGACTAATGAATGAAACTTCAGAAGGCCCTTATTCTTATGGAGGCTGCGGCAGAACCGTTGCATAATTGGGAAAGCCCTCCAGGCGACCTCGCCCAGGTCACGCTGGAGCCGCTCCCGCTGCCCCGTCTGGCCACCCGCGGTCGGCACCCGATCTGACACAGGAGGGAtgtctttttaagaaaacttcCTTTTCGTTGTTTCCCCTACAATGCGGTCTTCCCTCTGGGTGGTGTGGCCTGTCGGTGACTCGCGGCCTAGGGCACACCTAGGCCCTTGACCGCCCGGCCCACACGTGCTGCCCCTGGTCCGGGGTTCAGTCCAGACAGATGAACTGGGGAGACCAGCCTCCTTGCAGCCTCTGCCTACTGAACGTTAATGAGTTGAGGAATAGTTTTCTCTCCAATTTAAgtggaattttattttcacacGCTTAAATAAGTTGAttactttgttttaatgtctctaaaatgaaagaaaacatgagcTCTTACAACTGCCTGAGGCCATAGTGTATTAAAGATGCGTTTAAAAGtgcatctgtctctccctctctttctgcgtctcccaaaataagtacacattaaaaaaaaataaaagtgcatctAAAACCTATAAAGTGAGTCTGGTGGCCTAGAGTGGGCGGGGAGATTGATAGCAAAGTGCCTGAGGGGGACCCTTCAGGTAGTGGCAGTCATACACAGGCACAATTTGCCAAAACTCGAACCTAACCAGAATCATGAAgctaaaaaatacatgtaaaccaATTTGCCTTTTTGTAAGATAATAAAAACTAGATGCTTTTTTTTATTGGCTAATGAATAAAACTCTATTGTTAACCTAGCAAAGCCACAGAAGTGACTTCACTGTCtaattttgaaacataaaaaagaaagatgccaTTTGCTGCCTCAGAACATTCCAGACAAGATCCTGGAGAGGAGCCCAGCTAGATAATGGCTCTGAACACTCCCCCAATTCCACTAGGCCTCTTCTAGTCCTGGAAGTTCGTATCTTCCTTGGGAGCCCCTGGAGGGGAAGGTGAGAAAGGGCTTTCTTTGAGGACTTGGTATTTGCGTTTTGTGGCAGcaaatctttgtgtgtgtgtgtgtgtgtgtgtgtgctttcaaaGAAATCCTCTTTCCGTGGAGAGTCTTAGCATTCAGAGATAGAAtcttgggggggcgggggtgctggcTCAGCCTGTGGCTCAATCTCAGGGTGGTGAgctcaggccccacgttgggcatggaacctacttttaaaaaattaaaaattaaaaaaaaaaaaaagcaaggataaAGTCTTTATTCTACTTTCAACTTAGGGCATTTCATAATTAAGTTTTTTTGAATGGGTAAAATGCCCATAGAAAAAAATACTGGTTAGATGTCACTCTGAGTCCTGTCTTGGTAAAGATCCAAGTACGGGGAGTGTGAAATTGGCAGTGGCAAAGCTCGTGCACAGGGCAAGGCTACTCCCGGCTTCAGAAGTTCTGAGTATCCAGTCTCCACCAGTTGAATATCTTTTACTGCTCCCTCAAATTTGGTGAATTGTGTCCCCCAGTATTAATTCACTAAGCCACTATAAATCAGATTTCTCTCCTTGGATCACAtgagggttgttttttgtttgtttagtttttgtttttcttatttttgttggaTTTTTTGGTCCTAGGTGGGTTTGCTTATGACCTTCATGTCCCCTTGGCCTTTCCATTCCTGTGCCAGCCCGCGGGAACTGTTGACAATAGCCCGTTTCAGACCGCCTCCTCTTCAGCCATTCTGCATGCCGGCAGCACATGAATCTTTCCGGTTGTCTTTGGTTCTCCCTTGGCACACATTTTCATGCTTTCTTGGCTTAGAGGACAAGGCCTAGACTGCTGGGGTTTGGGGCCCTGCGGAGCCGGGCCCAGCAGGCTTCCCCACTCCCGTCAGCCTCGCATCCAAGGTCTGTCCTGTACAAGGTCTTTCTTCCTAGTCCAGGAACCCTCCAAAGCGAGGCTTTGAATGAATGACCCAGAATTTTATTATGGCTTACGGACAATACGGACTGTGTTTCCCCACAGAAAGTCACCATGTCTATTCTCAAGATCCACGCCAGAGAGATCTTCGACTCTCGTGGGAACCCCACCGTTGAGGTGGACCTCTATACCTCCAAAGGTATGTGTGCCTGCCTTTCCATGGGCCTGCTGCCACACTCCgtgtggggtttgtttgtttgtttgtttttaacttaaatgaCAGGGCCTCAGGTAAGGAAAGGTCTGGTAAAAGCCTTTTCCTCTGATCCCCACGTGCTGGTAGGATGTGGTTCCTGACTGGGAGGAAGTGGGCAGGGTTGGGGTCCTTGACTTGCTGTATCTTGATATGTAAAACGGAAAGCAGGCTGGCTCCTAGGTCACTGAGCAGGGAAGAAAGGCGATTCCTTGTCCCTAAAAGGGCCCATCACTAGTTTGCTTCATAGCTCGCTCCGACTAGTGAAGCAGATCTGAGTGGTAGGATGGAGCTTTCTCCgttgaaaaggaaaaatcagaggAGGGCAAGTGTATGTAAAGAGTTCTCTTTGTTTCTAGAAATCACTCTGAGACCACGGATTGGGAACAGTTCTTAACATTTGGGTGTTAGGCCCTTCCAGAGGCTCTTATTTTATACCTAGCTGTAAGTCCCCCCGAAGGGGTTTGCCcacatgggaaaaataataaaatggagacctTGTTTTTTGCACAGTTGTGTGAGCCAGTTTCTGAATGGACCTCCTGGGTGGGGTAGGCAAGGGAGCTTCAGGCAGAATCACCCAGCAGTGCTGAGCACCCACACCAGCCAGTCAGAGCTGAGTCACGGTCTGCAGAAACTCCGgccctgcccttcctgccctgcccGTGGCTCCTCCCTGTAGCGGGTGCTCCCCGAGCAGCGTTTCCACACAGCATGTGCTTCTCGCTGAATACCGCTGGGTCGCGGAGGATGCTGGGAATTTCCTTGCGTCTTGCAAGATTGGCTTGCTTAGAGCATGGAACTTTCCGCTGGGAAGTTTAACGGACTTTAACCAATAGTGTGAAAAGGATTCAAGATACTGAAAGatagtttgggggggggggcattttctttgaaatcctttaaaatgactgaatttttttttgaaatttaaacaaatggaaatttttctCTTGCATGTCTTTTCATGCTTTTCAAAAACAGGAAATCGTGGATTTGTGAAAAGCCTTTcatcacctttttttaaatttacctttgaGAGCAGTTTTGGGTTCACAGCAGCACGTGTCCCTGTCCCCACACGTgctcagcgccccccccccaacctgaGTGGGACATTTGTTGACATTGAAACGTGCATTGACCCATCGCCGCCCGGAATCCATAGTTACATCAGAGTTGCTTGTTTTCACGGCTCCTTCCCCATGTCCGGTGCCTTTAGGAATCTAGAGATCTGGGGCCTGTGTCAGGAAACCCCGTGTCCCGCTGCCCACACCGTCACTGGAGTGACGTGGGCAGACTAACGGGCCGTTTATTTAAAATgcctggttgatttttttttctttattcgtTTGCCTTCTCGTGTCTCAGGTGGGGAAATCCCTGACAGTTTCAAGTACGTTCTAGAGCTGCCTTCACTTCCTGCTCCCCTGAACCTGTCTGCCTGCAGTGTTTTTCTTGACACCGTCTTTTTCCAAGATCAGACGTTTTTCTGCTCCATAGCGCAGGTCTAGCCAGACGGCGGGTCCCGTGTCCGCACGGTGGCGTGGGGCGATGCTTGATCGTGTTCCAGTGTTACCATGCTCGTACCTGTGCCACCTTTATTCTtttgtgggagggcagagagagagaatctcaagcaggcttcacgcggTCAGCctgagcagggctcgaactccccaactgtgagatcgtgaccccagccgagccacccaggggccccttggtTTTACTTTCTGACTTCAGCGGAGCTACTAGAAGATCTTCAGTCTCATCAGTGGCCCGCATCGATCACTGGGGCTTGGTCACAGACCAGCTGCAGGGCACTGGCGGGAGCTTGTTAGAGACGCAAGCGCAGAGTCTTAGGACACCTGCCCCCTGTTTCGgaacctgcattttaataagattacCAGCACTTTTTCTTGAAACTAGAGAAGTTCACCAGCTTTGCCAGAGGGTCTGCGTTGGCGAATGGTCCCCACGTGaaggacagaggggacagagcgTCTGAATCTCCCTGGTGGCTGCCATCTGGGAGTGGGTGGGACTGTGTCTCACAGTCAcgattccttcctctccctcaacATCCAGGTCTCTTCAGAGCTGCTGTGCCCAGCGGGGCCTCAACTGGTATCTATGAGGCCCTCGAGCTCCGGGACAATGACAAGACACGCTACATGGGGAAAGGTAAGGGTCGGAACCCCTTCCTGGTCCTGGGCGTGGCTGCGAGCGTCGTGCTCGCCTCCAGCCCCTGCTCCCGGCCCGTCGCGGCCTCCCCCACTCTCCACGTGCCTTGTCCTTGAGGCTGGCACCCTGATTTGGCCCGTGGGGTTGATGACGAGCATGTACCCTgcacggggcggggtggggaacTGGCCTATTGATTCCAGCCTTCCTGAACCTATGAACTCTGGGGGCAAGAGTTTTATGCACATTTGTACTGCACTTGGCCTCCGATCTGGAAAAGTCCTGGTTAGGGAACTGACGTGCAAGATGACGACATGTTCACTCAGTGAGGAAGAGCCTTGCCATGTTCCAGGGCAGGGGTGCTCTGCGGCCCTTCCAGATCAGGCCTCTCCGAGGGGTCCGTCCTGGCAGTGTGATCTTTCCGTTGGGTGACTCGCCAAGGCAGGGGTCCAGCAAAGCCAGCCTCGCCTGGGCTGTGTGCAGACGGGCTGCTTACTGTTCTGCACAGTCCCCCTTGCCCTCCGCAGAAGCCGTGGGGCCAGATCACGGGAGAGCAGCTGGGGCTAGACCCCGCCTTCCCAGCAGGGCGGTGTCACCCCTGGGATAGAAGTGGTTCTtggagaaggcaaaaaaaaaatcctacaacgTTACTGTGGTTTATGGCCCTCCAGAGGGCCGCTGTATGTAAACGGGTACGCACTATATCAGAGTACGTTTTCAGAGCCAGGCGATTAGGGAAAAGTCTAAAAAGACCGCAGGGCAGGAGTGGTGATGAAGTAAGTGACCTAGGGAAGTCCAAGGCCGGCGTTCTGGCGACCATCTCCCACGGGTTCCCGTTGCTCGCGGCCCAGGTGGATACGGGTCCCCCGAGCAGGGCTGAGCGGCACCTTGCCTGTAGTGAGGGCGAGCCCGTGGTCCCAAGgactctccctgccttcctgtcGCCTCTCTGTTCTCTCATTCCCTGTCCTTCACAGCCTGTCCTCTTCtgagtctgtcttttttccttctccgTCAATCTCTACTGGTCAGGTGTCTCCAGACCCGTTAAGTATATTAATGAGTTCCTGGCACCGGCCTTGTGCACACAGGTAACGTACGGGGCATCCTTTAGCGTCTGCGGCTGGTTCCCAGTGCATGGCCTTGCCGACTAACCTCCCTCGAGGTGGTTGCTCTGTGTGTGGCTCTAATCCTTGGGGGTCCTAGGTAAGAGCACTCAGACTGGGCCAGAAAATACCCCAATTTGGGGGAGACAGAAATGGGGATTTGAAAGCGGTCCCGTTTAAGGTCTCTGGGCGGGCTTCTGAATATCTGGGTTCATATCTTTGGTAGTTCGCTCAGCGCTGCTCACGCCTGGTTTCCATAATGTCAGTAATGTGATTTGATTGTTCCTTCTAGGTGTCTCAAAGGCTGTTGAGCACATCAATAAAACTATTGCACCTGCCCTGATTAGCAAGGTAGGACCTGCCCCCCGAGAACTAATGTATTAATGCCATCAGAGCGTCTCCCAGGCCAGTGGGCTTCCCTGGCTATGGAAGAGCTGATTCTGAGAGCTAAAGGAGCCCGTTGGATTCCCTGTCCTGCACGAGAATGACCCCACCTTTCCTAACCCACCCCCTGCCTGCGTCCGCATCTAACCGCGCATGGAGTTGGAGCAGAGCGACGGGAGGCCGTCTCGGGATTTTTCCCTCCCACTGTCTTGACTTTGGGAAGTTAAGATCCCAGTTGTAAGAGCGGCTCCTGGGTGGTGAGCGTTGTATCCATGGTGACCAGCTGTTTCTCATGAACCGGGGAATTATTTACTATatttctggtgattttttttttaacagcagagCTCCGgttgaataaaattttacttgGAGCCTCAGTGTGTTATAAAAGTAGGGTGAAGCAGGAGGGGACCCCACCCTTCCCTGTCCCAGAGTCCTCCCTCCCTGACTCCAGCGATGCTGGCCGGAGCAGGAAGCGTTTAAAAGCCTCTGGCTAGAGAAGCCTTCTCGGGGCCCAGAGCCAACCCCCGCCTCCCCAGCCGTGCTCCTGggcctgtccctcccctcctggaACTCCTCCTGGTGGCCAGGGGAGATGGCCTCTGTTGTTTGTTCCCAGCCCCGCTTACCTTGGCCTGGCCCTCGTGGCCCTCGGTAATTGGTCCCCAGACAGTTTTCTCCTGGCTCCTCTGCCATTTCCCGGGCTCCGACCCGGTCTCCTGGGCACCTCCACACACCCCTTCTTCCTTTGTGCCCTGGTGCCCTTCCCTGGTGTGACTAACTCCGTGAGAAGGGCTTCCAGGAGGGCGGGGGGAGCCATCTTACACCCCTCGCAGTGGGGGTCCGCCTCAAGCCACGTTGCCTGGCTGGTGGCTGACTTCTGTCAAACGTGCTTTGTCAAAAAAGCAAAAGTTGTCAAGTTATCAACGTGGCATGATGGACTTACAGAtggttttcttcttgtttttgaatttttatacaaagaactttataaataaaataataggccGTTAGGATCAATTATGAAGTTTCTAAAATAATGCTGACTTTCCGTAAATTATTTTGAGCcagttttttttgggtttttttgttttgtttttaaatagtttctacacccagtgtggggttgagaccccaagaccaagagttgcacgctctattggctgagccaggcaggtgtcccTTTAAGACACCAGTtttggggacctgggtggttcagtcggttgggtgtctagctttggctcaggtcatgatcttgcagtttgtgggttcgagccccgtatcgggctctatgctgacagctcatagtctggagcctatttcacattctgggtctccctctctctctgccctcctctgctcccactttgtttctcaataataaatgttaaaaaaaaaaaagataccagttttattactttatatGAGAAACACTCATTTTGATCGGTCATCAAGGATTTTGCCGAATGGTTTTAGACTACCTGCAAAAGTCCTGTCTCCCTCGAGAATGTGAAGTTTGCCGTCACCGAGGGTACCCGAGAGCAGTGGTCCCGTCGCTTAACCTTCGGGGACCACAGCTCATTTGCATGAACGGACTTCCGTAATTTATCGCCCCCCAAATCGCACTACTTTCTAGTAACACTCCAGCATGTTCCAGGCACCTCTCCTCACGTGGCGTGTGGTGTGGTCTCGGACTCCCCGGGTAGACTAACCTCTGTGGCGCCAGGTCCGCCTCTCTCGCCGCTCACCGGCGGCTCCCTAGTGCTTGGAGAAGCGTCGGAGAACGTGAAACCAAGAAAGGGCAGTTTGGCGACTCCTCGTTTCTCTTgattcctgccccctcccttttcTTGCCCGCCATACAAATGCATAGCACAGAACTGAGTCGGGACAGGCACACACCCAGGGAGGTGTCTGGGCTCTGGGACGGGGCGCAGAGGTCACTCCCAGCCAAGCGGCTGACgctcccttctccccacagaAACTGAGCGTCGTGGAGCAGGAGAAGATTGACCAGCTGATGATCGAGATGGACGGGACGGAGAATAAGTGTGAGTGGCGGGGATGGGGTCGGCCAGCCTCCCAAAGCCCCTCTGCGGGGCCCCTCAACTCACATGtttggggggggtgcctgggtggctcactcagttaagcatcagactcttgatctcagggtcgtgagttcaagccctgcgttgggccctgtgctgggcacgAGGCCTACTTGAAAAACcaaacacatttttcaatatCAGGAACAGTAGCAGGTGACCGCATGTGCGTGGGGCTCCTCCACAGAGGCTTCTGCTTTATAGTAAATTGGGCAGCTTGTGGAATTTGCCAGAATTCTGTAGACCAAAGGGCAGGCTTTCTCTTCTGGGCAGAAAGCAGATGAATCCACACGGGGTGGTGGTGTTTCCGGGTTGGATGCAGGCAGTGGGTGCAGTAAAGACAGCGATGGTTCTGGGTCCAGGCCGGGGTGCAGGCCAGAAGGCTGGCGAGAGAAGCATTGTGGGTAAGAAACTCCTCAGTTGAACTCTTCCATTCTAGCTAAATTTGGTGCAAACGCCATCCTGGGAGTGTCCCTGGCCGTCTGCAAGGCCGGGGCCGTCGAGAAAGGGGTGCCCCTGTACCGCCACATTGCCGACCTGGCTGGCAATTCTGAAGTCATCCTGCCAGTTCCGGTAAGTGGCTTTGAACTTCCCAAGCCAGGCCTCCCACATCTCCTCCATGTGTGGCCGTGCCAGCGCTGTGGGTACAGCCAGCTCTGGAGGTCTCGGCTCCGAATGCCCGCCACTTGCCTAGAATGACCCTGAGGGGGGGACTCGACTCCCATGTACGCCACATTCTTAACTGCCGACGGGGGGATGAAAATCCTACTGGCCTTGCTGGGGCGTGGGTGTTGGCCGAGGGGGCGGCCAGGCCAGGACAGCAGGTGCGCATGGTGGTGGTCACAGGGTTCCCAGGAGAGACTGGTGAGCCCTCCCCCGCCGTGTGGGGGCTGCTTGGTGGGAATCCGCGGGCCGAATGctgcatttctctctgtctctccgtaGGCTTTCAACGTCATCAACGGCGGGTCTCATGCCGGCAACAAGCTGGCCATGCAGGAGTTCATGATCCTCCCCGTCGGCGCGGCCAACTTCAAGGAGGCCATGCGCATCGGGGCGGAGGTTTACCACAACCTGAAGAACGTCATCAAGGAGAAATACGGGAAAGACGCCACCAACGTGGGGGATGAAGGCGGCTTCGCTCCTAACATCCTGGAGAATAAAGAAGGTGAGGGCCCCGCGGCACTGCTGGCACCTGCCGCCCGGGGGCCAGCACTCTGTCCACCTCTGTTTGGCTGAGTGCCTGCAGGCGGGGTCCCGGAAGGGGTGGGAGCCAGCACTGGGGTTTTTTTCGGTAGCCAGGAGTTTCCGTATTAATCTGGTCTGAGCGGCCCGGGCGGTCTGCAGGAGGCTCCACGGTGCATCCAGGCTTCCGGGGCAGCTCACGCCTGCCGTCCTTGCACCACGTCGCGCTGGCAAAGGTTTGGGGGCCGCTCCGTGTTCAGGCGGCTGTGGCTCTAGACTGACCAGTGGCCCCTCCGCTCCCCCCTCGGGAACGCTGACACGGCCGTGTGGCCTCGGAAGCCTAGGCCCAGAGTTCGGGGTACGCGTCGGGCAGGTGGCAGAGAGCCTCAGGATTGAGCTTTCTTGTCCTAGACTGAAAGGAGCGTTCAGCCACGTCTTGTTGCCGTCAGCGGcagctagagaaagaaaaaaatgccagtcCTGCCATTTGCGTCAGTCTCGCGAGTGCTGACGTTCAGCCATCCTGGCCTGTGGAAAGTGACCCCTGCACGAGGTGTAACAGTTTGGAGGTCTTCGGTGTGCAGCAGGCGTCGGATGTCCTGTGTCCGTGTCCGTACGGGCGGCGCTGCCACGCAAGGCAGACCAGAGCCGGCGCTGCGGTCACCCTCGCTGCCCCGTGCTCCCTCTCGGATCCCAGCCTCAGCACTGTCCAGAGCCTGTTCCCTGGGCGGCTGACCCCGGCCGGGCCCTGTAGCTGCGTCCCGGCCAGCACAGCGGCTCCTGGGTGCTGCAGGAGGGAGCGTTTGTCCGTGAGAGAGCCAAGTAGAGTCGAGGCTCAGTTTCTCACTTGCTCGCCTGCTCGGGAACCCGTGACCGGTGGCTTTTGGCCCCAAAGCAGAAGGAGGTAACTGGAATCACCGAAACGGATGGCTCGGGCCAGAGGGCCTCGTGGTCTTCTGTTCGGGTTCCCGTCTGGCAGGCGTGATGGGCGCGTCCTCTCCACCGGCCTGGTTTCCCATCTTGTCGCCACTGTCTCTTTCCAGCTCTGGAGCTGCTGAAGAACGCCATCGGGAAGGCCGGCTACACCGACAAGGTCGTCATCGGCATGGACGTCGCCGCTTCGGAGTTCTACAGGTCGGGGAAGTACGACC contains:
- the ENO1 gene encoding alpha-enolase, which codes for MSILKIHAREIFDSRGNPTVEVDLYTSKGLFRAAVPSGASTGIYEALELRDNDKTRYMGKGVSKAVEHINKTIAPALISKKLSVVEQEKIDQLMIEMDGTENKSKFGANAILGVSLAVCKAGAVEKGVPLYRHIADLAGNSEVILPVPAFNVINGGSHAGNKLAMQEFMILPVGAANFKEAMRIGAEVYHNLKNVIKEKYGKDATNVGDEGGFAPNILENKEALELLKNAIGKAGYTDKVVIGMDVAASEFYRSGKYDLDFKSPDDPSRYISPDELGNLYKSFIRDYPVVSIEDPFDQDDWEAWQKFTASAGIQVVGDDLTVTNPKRISKAVSERSCNCLLLKVNQIGSVTESLQACKLAQSNGWGVMVSHRSGETEDTFIADLVVGLCTGQIKTGAPCRSERLAKYNQILRIEEELGSKAKFAGRSFRNPLAK